AAGGTATGAAACAAGCTGTTGTCGTCGATTGCGTGCGTACGCCGGTTGGTCGCGCCCATAAAGAGAAGGGGGTCTTTCGCGAGATTCGCTCCGATGATTTGGCCGCGACCGTGGTAAAGGCATTGGTCGAGCGCACCGGAATCGATCCCAACGAGATCGAAGACGTGGTAATGGGCAACACGCAGCAGCAAGGCGAGCAGGGCATGGACGTGGCCCGCATCGTCGGACTGCTGGCCGGACTGCCGTTGGCCACGGGCGGCACGACTGTAAATCGACTTTGTGGCTCGGCTCTGCAAGCGATTAATCAAGCATCGCACGCGATTGTCGCGGGAAGCGAAGACGTGCAGATCGTCGGCGGTTTGGAGCACATGCACCACATCCCGATGGATAAGGACATCGACGTGAACCCCAAGCTCTTTCATCGCACGTCGAAGGGCGCGCTGATGATGGGCTTTACGGCTGAATTTCTCGCACAAACGCAAGGTATCACGCGCGAAGAGCAGGACGCATTCGCACTTCGCAGCCACCAATTGGCCGCCAAGGCGCACGCCAACGGCGAATTCGCTCGCGAGATCGTGCCCATCTGGGGTCGCGACGAAGCGGGCAACCGATTGTTGGTCGAAGTGGATCAGTGCGTGCGGGCCGACGCCACTGCCGAATCGCTAGCCGCACTGAAACCGGCCTTCATGCCCGGCATGGGCACGGTCACGGCTGGCAATAGCTCTCCGTTGAATGACGGAGCGGCCGCGCTGTTGATCATGTCGGACGAGAAAGCCAAATCGCTCGGCTTCAAACCATTGGTAAAGATCGTGGCCACGGCGATCGTGGGCGTCGATCCGGCCGTAATGGGAACCGGTCCTGTTCCGGCCACGCAAAAAGCACTCAAGCGGGCCGGGCTGAAGCTGACGGATATCGATCTCTTCGAGCTCAACGAGGCCTTTGCTTCACAGGCGTTGGCCTGCGTTCGCATGCTGGGTATCGACCAAGATAAGGTGAACGTACGGGGCGGGTCGATCGCGATCGGCCATCCGCTGGGCGCGAGCGGTGCCC
The sequence above is drawn from the Pirellulales bacterium genome and encodes:
- a CDS encoding acetyl-CoA C-acyltransferase; the encoded protein is MKQAVVVDCVRTPVGRAHKEKGVFREIRSDDLAATVVKALVERTGIDPNEIEDVVMGNTQQQGEQGMDVARIVGLLAGLPLATGGTTVNRLCGSALQAINQASHAIVAGSEDVQIVGGLEHMHHIPMDKDIDVNPKLFHRTSKGALMMGFTAEFLAQTQGITREEQDAFALRSHQLAAKAHANGEFAREIVPIWGRDEAGNRLLVEVDQCVRADATAESLAALKPAFMPGMGTVTAGNSSPLNDGAAALLIMSDEKAKSLGFKPLVKIVATAIVGVDPAVMGTGPVPATQKALKRAGLKLTDIDLFELNEAFASQALACVRMLGIDQDKVNVRGGSIAIGHPLGASGA